The genomic interval TGTCGGAAGACGACATTAAAGAGTACCTGAAATGATGCGCAGATTGCTGTTCCTCTCCCTCGCACTGTCTTTCGCGGCCGTCTTCGGGGCGGCGGCGCAGTCGCTCGACGCCTTCAAGCGGCAGTTGGCCGAGCCCGCCGCCGCGCCGGGGTTGCTCTTCGGCCGGGCGCAGGTGATCGCCGTCGAATACGGCGATGCAGCGCGCACGGTGGCGGAAGCCTCCCGCGCCGAACGCCGCGACCGCTTCCCGGGGTATCGGGTCTGCATCTTCTCGGACAACGGCCCGGAGGCCCGCGAAGGGGCGTTCGCCGCGCGGAAACTCTTCGAGGAGACCTTCCCGGGCGTGAAAGTCTGCATGGGCTACGACATTCCCTATTTCAAGGTGTCGGTAGGCAACTGCCTGACGACCGAGGAGGCGATTATCCTCAAGGAGCGCGTGTCGGCGACCTTCCCCAAGGCTTTCGTCAAGAGCGAGGAGCTTTCGGCGGCCGATCTGACGGAGTAGCGCCGGGGAGCGCGGCCCGTGCGGTGCTGCTCCGGCGAATCAATAAAGACAACTGTCCATGAAAGTACTGTTGATAAACGGAAGTCCGCGGCATGCGGGCAATACCTTCATCGCCCTGTCCGAAGTGGCCGGGGCGCTCGAAGCGGAAGGCGTACGGACGCAGATCGTCCAACTGGGGAACAAACCCGTGCGGGGATGTATCGCCTGCGGGAAGTGCGCCGACCTGGGGCGCTGCGTATTCGACGATCCGCTCTACGACGAGGTGCGCGTCGCCCTGCGCGATGCGGACGGGCTGGTCGTGGGATCGCCCGTCTATTATGCCGGGCCGAACGGATCGCTCTGCGCGCTGCTCGACCGGGTCTTCTACTCCTGTTCGGAACTGCTGGCCTACAAACCCGCCGCAGCGGTGGTCGTTTGCCGCCGGGGCGGGGCGAGTGCGGCGTTCGACCGGCTGAACAAGTATTTCACCATCTCGAACATGCCTGTCGTCTCGTCGCAGTACTGGAACAGCGTGCACGGACGGCTGCCCGGCGAGGCGGCGCAGGATGCCGAAGGATTGCAGACGATGCGGGTGCTGGGACGCAACATGGCGCGGCTGCTCAAGGCCGGCCCGCTCGCTTCGGAGGCGCGGCCCGAAAAGGAGGAGCGCGTCTGGACGCATTTTATCCGGTAGTCCGGTCGCCGGAACCGGAGGAACGGGATGCGGACGCCTTTTTTCGGGGCGGGGGCGGAGACGGAGGAGTCTCCGGATATTCTCTCGTCGCCCGATAATATGAACGGCCCTGCAACGAATATGCGATGTCGTTGCAGGGCCGTTTCCTTTTGTATCCGCAGAGAGCGGTCTGGCTTTTGCGGATTATGTGTGTTTCATCGGAAAACTCTCCGATTTTTCAGTGGCCGACGATCGGTTTGCAGTCCGTCACAACGATTGGGCGACGACCTCCCATTTCAGATCGCCGGGCTGATTGCCTGCGCCGTCGATCGCCTGCCACTTGTAGCCCTCGGCCGGCTCGTAAACGACCTTGGTCTCCGTGTTGTAGGCTTTGCCGCTGAATTTGCCGCCTTTAAGAATTACGCTTCCGGTCGGCAGATTCACGTCGTTGTCGCCCGATACGACCGCGCTGGTCCCTTCGATCTGCAATCCCGACCGGTCGTTGGGCGCGGAAAACTCTCCGCCCGTGATCGTGACCTTCGCGCCGTTGGTTATATACACCGGATAAAAGGCATCTTTCTCCCCCGGCGTATTCTCCGTATAGTATTTGCCGCCGCTGATTACGGCATCCTGGCAGCTTTCGATGGAAATACCGCCCTGAATACCTTTGACTTCGCAGTTGTCGATCCGCACTTTCGACCCGAACAGACGCATCGCGTAAGCCCAATGCTTACCATTATCCAGATTCGAAGAAGTGGACTCGAAATAGCTGTCGGTGAGCGTGATCTCGCCGCTTGCGACGTCACGCCCCATGCCGCAGACGGTGAACTCGCCCGAGATGATCCGGGCATTCCTGATGGTTACGTTCGCATCGTTCCAATAGGCGATCGCCGCACTGTTGTAGGGATGTCCCGTAGCTGAGCTGCCGTGCCAATGATAGTCGGGGTCGTTGATCAGGGTGACTCCGTCGATAACGCAATCCCCGCCCGTAACGTGAATCAGGGATTTCTGGTAACCTTCACCCCCCCCCTTCAGGCCGCTATCGTTTTCCGAAGAGTTGTCGATCGTCCCCTTACCGGTCAGCGTGAGGCCCTTTTCGGCCGTCAGGAAGTTCTCGCTGCCGAGCCGGACGGTCGTCCCCTCCTTGATGTCGATGGTTTTGTGTTCGGTGAACGAGAGATTTTCCGCCGGTACGGAGGCGAGGTCTATATCGGAAGCCACGGCGATTTTGGCAATGGCCGGATTGGACAGTGCTCCGGTCAGATCCGCTGCGTCATTGACTTCCACGGGAACGCTCGCCTGTCCTCCTGCCGGAACGACTTCGTAGGTGCCGTTCGGTGCGGGAGTTGTACTTACTTTTACAGTCGTGGAACTCTTTGCAACGAAATTCTTGACCGGATTTTCCGTCATTGAATTCGACGGGTCGAAATTGATGAACGTGCCGCCGTACACATTGATGGCAGCGTTCGAATTGTCTTTCAGATTCAGCACCCAATAGCCGCGCTCATTGGCACATGCCGACTCGAACCGGCCGCCGTAGATGTTGATAACGGCATTTTGATCCGCATAGATGAGGTCGAGCTGGGCGTTACCGTCGTTGAATTCCTGATCGTTGTAGAAATTGCCGCCGTAGATGTTCACTTTCGCATCACCGTAAGCATATACTGCCATGCGGTAGCCGTCCTCGTTGGGTTTGGTTCCGATGGCACGGATGTCGCCATCTCCCCTGATGTTCAGCGTGGCGCCTCCTTTCACCTCGAATACGGTGGTGTTGCCGTATTGTCCGTCTGGGAGCGATGTCTCGTTGATGATGTTCTTGTCGTTCAGGTCGATCTCGACCGTCTTGTCCCCTTCGACGACCAGCGGCGCCTTGACCGTTACGTCCTCCGACAGGGCGACGCTGCCGCCGTTTGCCAGCGCGGCACGCAGTTCGGGATAGTCGTCGATGTCGGGTTGGTCGAAGTCCGGATTGATCGTCACGTCGAGTGTACCCTGTTTGGTCAGCAGGTTGCCCGACACATTGGTGCGGTAGTTGCGGCGGATGGGAATGTTCTTGAAGTCGCTGTTGGTCGCTATTTCGGTATCGTCGGAACCGTAGAAGGTCATCGAGAAATCGGCCAGCGTGGCCTCCTCGACGGGCGCCCAGATATAATCGACCGTAAGATCGCCGTCGGCGCTGAGTACGTCGGCCGTATATTCCACCGCGGCCGTCTTCTGGCCGACCTCGCCTTTCTTGGCGTCGAACGAAGTCGGAACGGCCGTGAAAGCCACTTTCACCTTCGTCGGCTTCAGTGCGGGATCGGGGATCGCAGTCATGTCGAACGTCTTGACGTTCAACTGGCCGAAAGGACGACGCAGGGTGATGTTCTCCGAGAACGATCCTGTTACCTTGTAGTCGGGCAGTATGCCGGTAAAGGCGTCGAATTCGTCGTCGTTGCCCGCATAGGCGCCCTTCACCGTAATATGGGTCAGATCGTCCGTGTCATAGTGGTCTCCGGTCGAGCAGTCGGCCCAGAAAACGAAATCGTAGGTCTGCGAAGCCACCAGACGCAGGTTGAACGTCGCGGCATTACCCGTTACCGCCGCAGTCTGCTGCTCCCCGTAGGGTTGCCCGTTCCGGTAGATTTGAAGCAGACAGCGGTCGATTTTCGCTCCGTTGCCGAAGTCCGCCGCCGTGGCGCGTGTCCGCGTTCCTTGCGGGATGGCAATCGTAATGGTCTGGGCGGCCCCTCCGTCGGACACGAGCCCCTCGTCCTTCTGACATGCGGTGAGGGTCAGTGCAAGACCCGCCGCCAACAAGAATAGTTTTTTCATGGTTTGTTGAGTTTTTGTGAATTACCCCCCCCCTCCGATTTTTCGGAAGGAGGGGATGTAACTCAACGGTTTGTAATTTATTTCGAAATACCCTTCGATTCTTTGTCCGGGACCCGGAGGAGCTGTCGGACTACTCCGGATTGAAAGTGTTATTGAGCCACCACCTCGTAGTTGTAGGTGATGCCGCCTACTGTCTGTACATTGTCCTTATAAACGTATCCGTCGGCTGCGGCCGTCAGGTTGTCCTCGAAATAACCGCCCTGAATTGCTACCGTACCGCCGGCGATATACACGTCTTTCATGCCCGGGTAACCGGAGAAATACCCGCCTGTAATCGTGGTCTTGCCACCCTCGTTGTAAAGCGCATAGTATTTGCAGTCGTTCAGGATCGTACCGCCGGATATCGTCACGTTGGCCCCTCCGATCGACTGGATGGCTTCGATCCGGCCGCCTTTGACCGTCAGTTTGGCATTGCTGCCGGCTGCCATCAGCGCATAACCCGTCGGAGAGTTCCGGTTAATGACGTTACCGTTCTCGATGGTCATATCGGCGCTGCCGGTATTCATCAGCGTGAAGCCGGGACCGTCGAAGGTTCCGTTCTTGATGTTGCAGATGCCCTGATTGTAGATAACCACGCCGTTGGCATCCGTAGCTTTCGTAGCGGTATAAGTTCCGTTTTCGATCGTCAACGTTGCACCGGCTTCATTCATGAAGATATAATCGGTGGCAGTCATCTTTCCGGCGCCTTTGACGGTAAGCTCACTCTTGTTGACGATCTGCTGTTTGCCGACAGTCAGAGTAACTGCGTTCTTAAAGTCGATGACGGTAGGTTTCTTGATTGCAATCTCGCCACTCGTTTCCGGAATTTTCGTCAAATCGTAATGATACCATACGTTGACGTTACCACCGTCTTTCAAGAGGGCAACGAAACGTTTCAGTTCGGTCCAGCGATCCTTAACAACGCCATCCACGATCAATTTGGCCGTGTTTATGTATCCGGCAGTGAAATTGGAAGCCCACCAGCCCATATATTCATCTGTGAAATGGCCGGTTGCTACTCCGTCTGCCTGTTTGTCCACCTTGTTGTTGCGGAGTTCTACGGTGTACTTGTCGTAGGTGTCGGCTTTTTTCGATACATTTACCATATTGCCGATAAATGCGTGGGAGAAACTTTGCTCCATAGCATAGAACAAATCGCCGTCGCAATAGGAATCCGCATCCTGACCTTTGTAAGTATTGTTGAGAGTGATGCCGCTGACCGAGCAGCCCTCGATGAGCACGTTGCGCTCGAAAGTCTGGAAATAACCGATAAGGCCGGCTGCTTGCGAACAGTAGGTGAACGTTCCGGGGTTAAATACGTCGATAGAGCAAGTGGTTACCGAGCAGTTGCGGACCGTGACGTCTTTCGAGCTTGTGCTGACGAAACCGATCAGGCCGCCGATTTTCTGAACGCTCTTAATGGTCGTATTCTTCATATGGCAGTTTTCCACCGTACCGTAGTCCATGCGGCCGACCAATGTACCGCCGCGATAACAGGTCACTTCGGCACCGTCGATCGTGAGGTCTTTCACGTTGCCCTGAAGCACATAGAAGAAACCGCCGTAGTAAGTGCCTTTACCATTAGGTTGACCTGTGGCGTTGTCGACGTATAGGTTCTTAATCGTATGGCCGGCGCCGTCGAATTCCACGAAGCCTTTGCCTTCCGTATCGATCGGAGTCCATTTCTGTTTTTGGAGGTCGATATCCGTCGTCAGCACGATCTTCGCACATCTCTTCTCTGCCACGAGTTGGACTGCTTTTGCAAGGGCCTTTGCGTCGCCGACGGCATAGACCGTTACTTTGTAAACGGCATCCGCTTTGCTGAAATCGATATTCTCCACCGCTCCGTAGATTTCCACATTTCCTTTATTTACGTTCAGTGTTTTCACCGTGACGCCTTCGGGAACGATCAGCGTTTCGCCGGCTGTCGTGGCGTCTATTTCCCCGAAGGAGCCCTGAAGGGTAACCGTCGATTCCGGGGTATTGATGGTCAGTTTCCCGGTGGTATTGGCCGTGATGGTAATATTTGCGGGAGCTTCCGTGTTACCCGTTCCACCGGTCCGATCGTCGTATTTTACAGTAACGGGGTTGCTCGTTTCGGGGAGTGTGAGCGAGATTTTCACGTTATTGTCCGTAGCATATATCTGCGGTATCACGATCTCGTTGCCCGCGGCATTCGTCAGATTCTTGACGACAATATCGGTCGCGCCGCTTTCGAGGGCCGCCTTGACATCTGCCGCGCTTTCGACTTCGGCAATCACTTTCTCGATGGGGCTGTTTTCATCGAATTCCGGGTCGATCGTTACGCTGATCGTGCCCTTCCTGGTCAGCAGGTTGCCCGACACGTTGGTGCGATAGTTGCGGCGGATCGGAATGTTGGTGAAGGCGTCGTTGGTGCAGATCTCCGTACCGCCGTTGTAGAATGTCATCGTGAAATCGGAGAGCGCGGCCCCGGATTCCGTGGCCCAGAGGAAATCCATCGAGATCGTACCGTCGGTCTTGGCGAATTCTGTCGCCTTATAGCTGACGTCGGCCGATCCGCTCACTTCGCCCGTCAGGGCGTTGAACGTCGTGGGAAGGCCCTTGAAAGCGACCTCGTATCCCGTGGGTTTCAGCGCCTCGTCTCGGATTTCGTTCAGGTCGTTGGTCTTTACCACCAGCAGACCGAAAGGACGTTTCAGGGTTACGGGCCTGGAGAAAGAGCCCGTCACTTCGAACGTCTCGTGGGCGAAGAACGCATCCCGCTCGTCGCTGTTGCCGACGAACGGCCCGATTTCCGTGATCGACTTCAGATTCGCCGTATTGTAGGTCTTGTCCGTGAAGCTGCCTTCGCTGCCTTCGGCGCAGTCGGCCCAGAATACGAAGTCGTAGGTCTGCTGGGCGACCAGCCGCAGGTCGTCGAAGGTAACCGTCTCGCCGGTGACGCCCTTCTCGATACGGTTGTAGAGTTTGTCGTTGCGGTAGATCTCCAGAATACAGCGGTTGGCCGAGGTGCCGGCGCCGAAATCGTCGGTAACCGCACGGGTTCCGTTCTGCGGAATGGTGACCGTAAACGAGGAGGAGGATGTCGTGTCCGAAACGACACCTTCGTCCTTCTGACATGCGGTGAGGATCAGTGCAAGGCCCGCCGCCAACAGGAAGAGTTTTTTCATGGTTTGTTGAGCTTTTGCGAATTACCCCCCCCCTCCGATTTTTCGGAAGGAGAGGATGTAACTCAACGGTTTGTAATTTATTTTGAGGAACTTCGTTTTGGGATTTAGGTGAGATTCGGATTCGGTCGTCCGTCATTCGAACGTCGCCGTCACGCGGGACGTGCAGTTCGGTCGCAGCGGCAGTACGTCGAGTGTCCTGGTCGTACTTCCCACCGTGACCGAAAGGCCGACGGTGTGTTCCGC from Alistipes dispar carries:
- a CDS encoding flavodoxin family protein, with protein sequence MKVLLINGSPRHAGNTFIALSEVAGALEAEGVRTQIVQLGNKPVRGCIACGKCADLGRCVFDDPLYDEVRVALRDADGLVVGSPVYYAGPNGSLCALLDRVFYSCSELLAYKPAAAVVVCRRGGASAAFDRLNKYFTISNMPVVSSQYWNSVHGRLPGEAAQDAEGLQTMRVLGRNMARLLKAGPLASEARPEKEERVWTHFIR
- a CDS encoding DUF6562 domain-containing protein, coding for MKKLFLLAAGLALTLTACQKDEGLVSDGGAAQTITIAIPQGTRTRATAADFGNGAKIDRCLLQIYRNGQPYGEQQTAAVTGNAATFNLRLVASQTYDFVFWADCSTGDHYDTDDLTHITVKGAYAGNDDEFDAFTGILPDYKVTGSFSENITLRRPFGQLNVKTFDMTAIPDPALKPTKVKVAFTAVPTSFDAKKGEVGQKTAAVEYTADVLSADGDLTVDYIWAPVEEATLADFSMTFYGSDDTEIATNSDFKNIPIRRNYRTNVSGNLLTKQGTLDVTINPDFDQPDIDDYPELRAALANGGSVALSEDVTVKAPLVVEGDKTVEIDLNDKNIINETSLPDGQYGNTTVFEVKGGATLNIRGDGDIRAIGTKPNEDGYRMAVYAYGDAKVNIYGGNFYNDQEFNDGNAQLDLIYADQNAVINIYGGRFESACANERGYWVLNLKDNSNAAINVYGGTFINFDPSNSMTENPVKNFVAKSSTTVKVSTTPAPNGTYEVVPAGGQASVPVEVNDAADLTGALSNPAIAKIAVASDIDLASVPAENLSFTEHKTIDIKEGTTVRLGSENFLTAEKGLTLTGKGTIDNSSENDSGLKGGGEGYQKSLIHVTGGDCVIDGVTLINDPDYHWHGSSATGHPYNSAAIAYWNDANVTIRNARIISGEFTVCGMGRDVASGEITLTDSYFESTSSNLDNGKHWAYAMRLFGSKVRIDNCEVKGIQGGISIESCQDAVISGGKYYTENTPGEKDAFYPVYITNGAKVTITGGEFSAPNDRSGLQIEGTSAVVSGDNDVNLPTGSVILKGGKFSGKAYNTETKVVYEPAEGYKWQAIDGAGNQPGDLKWEVVAQSL
- a CDS encoding DUF6562 domain-containing protein, with translation MKKLFLLAAGLALILTACQKDEGVVSDTTSSSSFTVTIPQNGTRAVTDDFGAGTSANRCILEIYRNDKLYNRIEKGVTGETVTFDDLRLVAQQTYDFVFWADCAEGSEGSFTDKTYNTANLKSITEIGPFVGNSDERDAFFAHETFEVTGSFSRPVTLKRPFGLLVVKTNDLNEIRDEALKPTGYEVAFKGLPTTFNALTGEVSGSADVSYKATEFAKTDGTISMDFLWATESGAALSDFTMTFYNGGTEICTNDAFTNIPIRRNYRTNVSGNLLTRKGTISVTIDPEFDENSPIEKVIAEVESAADVKAALESGATDIVVKNLTNAAGNEIVIPQIYATDNNVKISLTLPETSNPVTVKYDDRTGGTGNTEAPANITITANTTGKLTINTPESTVTLQGSFGEIDATTAGETLIVPEGVTVKTLNVNKGNVEIYGAVENIDFSKADAVYKVTVYAVGDAKALAKAVQLVAEKRCAKIVLTTDIDLQKQKWTPIDTEGKGFVEFDGAGHTIKNLYVDNATGQPNGKGTYYGGFFYVLQGNVKDLTIDGAEVTCYRGGTLVGRMDYGTVENCHMKNTTIKSVQKIGGLIGFVSTSSKDVTVRNCSVTTCSIDVFNPGTFTYCSQAAGLIGYFQTFERNVLIEGCSVSGITLNNTYKGQDADSYCDGDLFYAMEQSFSHAFIGNMVNVSKKADTYDKYTVELRNNKVDKQADGVATGHFTDEYMGWWASNFTAGYINTAKLIVDGVVKDRWTELKRFVALLKDGGNVNVWYHYDLTKIPETSGEIAIKKPTVIDFKNAVTLTVGKQQIVNKSELTVKGAGKMTATDYIFMNEAGATLTIENGTYTATKATDANGVVIYNQGICNIKNGTFDGPGFTLMNTGSADMTIENGNVINRNSPTGYALMAAGSNAKLTVKGGRIEAIQSIGGANVTISGGTILNDCKYYALYNEGGKTTITGGYFSGYPGMKDVYIAGGTVAIQGGYFEDNLTAAADGYVYKDNVQTVGGITYNYEVVAQ